Proteins encoded together in one Candidatus Eremiobacterota bacterium window:
- a CDS encoding anaerobic sulfatase maturase → MQDKNSKVHEKREDNPSLSPAKPRSFQLMAKPGGPSCNLRCEYCFYTEKEALFPDDSKFRMSSEVLEAFVKKFIDASPGPEIQFIWQGGEPALMGIDFYRKALQLQKKYTTGAKQITNSIQTNGTLLDDPWGSFLAENNFLVGISLDGPRELHDLYRRDRGGDSTFDKVMNGLKLLQNHGVQYNVLACVNRESSRHPLDVYHFLKNEGVEFVQFIPVVERARDCKAMEQGLAMPPHIGKNEPVLSVTPWSVESEAFGDFLGSVFDEWVRNDVAKIFVMNFEWILAAWYGIPASNCMYGAQCGQCMVIEHNGDIYSCDHYVYPEYRLGNILNDSPAQLLNKKEQMDFGAAKEKLLPLECRECSFIYVCRGQCPRHRFLKTFDEEEGLNYLCRGLKKYYRHISRYMVNMVKLLENGLPVEYIMKAFKGPLFIPLDE, encoded by the coding sequence ATGCAGGACAAAAACAGCAAGGTTCATGAAAAAAGGGAAGACAATCCGTCATTATCGCCGGCAAAGCCCCGGAGTTTTCAGCTTATGGCGAAACCGGGCGGTCCTTCCTGCAACCTCCGGTGTGAATACTGTTTTTATACTGAAAAGGAAGCCCTCTTCCCAGATGATTCAAAATTCCGCATGTCTTCTGAGGTGCTTGAGGCTTTTGTAAAAAAATTCATCGATGCAAGCCCGGGACCCGAGATCCAGTTTATCTGGCAGGGCGGCGAGCCGGCATTGATGGGTATTGATTTCTACAGGAAAGCACTCCAGCTGCAGAAAAAGTATACTACAGGCGCAAAACAGATAACCAACTCGATCCAGACCAACGGAACTCTGCTGGATGACCCATGGGGCAGTTTTCTTGCCGAGAACAATTTCCTGGTGGGAATCAGTCTTGACGGGCCACGGGAACTCCATGATTTATACCGGCGCGACAGGGGAGGAGACTCCACTTTTGATAAAGTGATGAACGGGCTGAAACTGCTTCAGAACCATGGAGTTCAGTATAATGTCCTCGCCTGCGTCAACCGCGAAAGCTCCCGGCATCCTCTTGATGTTTACCATTTCTTGAAAAACGAAGGAGTGGAATTCGTTCAGTTCATTCCCGTAGTTGAGAGAGCAAGGGACTGCAAAGCCATGGAACAGGGCCTTGCCATGCCTCCCCATATCGGCAAAAATGAGCCTGTACTGTCAGTAACACCCTGGAGTGTAGAATCCGAGGCATTTGGAGATTTTTTAGGGAGCGTCTTTGATGAATGGGTCAGAAATGACGTGGCTAAGATTTTTGTCATGAATTTTGAATGGATCCTAGCCGCCTGGTATGGAATCCCCGCTTCCAACTGCATGTATGGGGCGCAATGCGGGCAGTGCATGGTAATTGAGCACAACGGCGACATATATTCCTGCGATCATTATGTCTATCCTGAATACCGTCTCGGAAATATTCTGAATGACAGCCCGGCACAGCTCCTCAACAAAAAAGAACAGATGGATTTCGGCGCTGCCAAGGAAAAACTCCTCCCCCTCGAATGCCGGGAATGCAGTTTCATTTATGTCTGCAGGGGGCAATGCCCGAGACATCGCTTTTTAAAAACCTTTGATGAGGAAGAGGGTTTGAATTACCTCTGCAGAGGATTGAAAAAATACTACCGCCATATCTCCAGGTACATGGTAAATATGGTCAAACTGCTCGAAAACGGGCTTCCCGTTGAATATATCATGAAAGCTTTCAAAGGCCCGTTGTTCATACCACTTGATGAATAA